The Candidatus Manganitrophaceae bacterium genome has a segment encoding these proteins:
- a CDS encoding response regulator yields the protein MRVLIVEDDERILGFLKRGLEAEQHEIETAPTGEIGLDLAKTHSYDVLLLDIYLPGISGLDLCRKLRLQGLATPILIMTARDAPHVQDEGRRAGANDYLAKPFSFELLLEKIEALRPCGERSS from the coding sequence ATGCGTGTTTTGATCGTTGAGGATGATGAGCGGATATTGGGTTTTTTGAAGCGAGGGCTGGAGGCCGAGCAACATGAGATCGAGACCGCCCCCACCGGCGAGATCGGTCTCGATCTGGCGAAAACCCATTCGTACGATGTCCTCCTCCTCGATATTTATCTTCCCGGAATCAGCGGCCTTGATCTCTGCCGGAAGTTAAGGCTTCAGGGATTGGCGACCCCTATTTTAATCATGACGGCAAGAGACGCCCCGCATGTTCAGGACGAGGGACGTCGGGCCGGCGCCAATGATTACCTTGCCAAACCATTTTCGTTTGAGCTGCTGTTGGAGAAGATTGAAGCGCTCCGACCCTGCGGCGAGCGATCGAGCTAG
- a CDS encoding response regulator transcription factor: MEILLVEDDERIVSFVKRGLEAEHYRVDVARDGQEAIDMARAIPYQLIILDLLLPLKSGIDVCLALRSERIGIPILMLTAKDTIEEKVEGLRIGADDYLTKPFVFEELLARMKALLRRGPYREAHSELKVADLTLNRDLHEVQRGGKVIPLTAKEFALLEYLMSNPNKVLSRTSILEKVWGYHYDTLTNVVDVYIRYLRKKVDEGYPKRLIQTIRDIGYKISD, translated from the coding sequence ATGGAAATTCTCCTCGTCGAAGACGATGAGCGGATTGTCAGTTTCGTTAAGAGAGGCCTCGAAGCGGAGCACTACCGTGTCGATGTGGCCCGCGACGGACAGGAGGCAATCGACATGGCCCGGGCGATTCCCTATCAATTAATTATCCTCGATCTGCTGCTTCCTTTGAAGAGCGGCATCGATGTTTGTCTCGCGCTGCGGTCAGAGCGGATCGGGATTCCGATTTTAATGCTCACGGCAAAGGATACCATCGAAGAGAAGGTAGAGGGACTCCGAATCGGCGCCGATGATTATTTGACCAAGCCGTTTGTTTTTGAAGAGCTCCTCGCCCGGATGAAGGCGCTTTTGCGCCGAGGCCCCTATCGAGAGGCGCATTCGGAGCTGAAAGTCGCCGACCTAACGCTCAACCGCGACCTGCACGAGGTTCAAAGGGGAGGGAAGGTGATTCCATTAACCGCTAAGGAATTCGCCCTCCTCGAATACTTAATGTCCAATCCGAACAAAGTCCTCAGCCGCACCTCGATTTTAGAGAAAGTCTGGGGATATCATTACGATACCCTTACGAATGTCGTCGATGTTTATATCCGGTATCTTAGGAAAAAAGTCGACGAAGGCTATCCGAAGCGGCTCATCCAGACCATCCGGGACATCGGCTATAAAATCTCGGATTGA
- a CDS encoding ubiquitin-like protein UBact: protein MIEFERRERPVNPLEKPREETGPKRPDTDSSKENLLKRMRKVDPKQAERYRQRTGE from the coding sequence ATGATCGAATTCGAACGACGCGAGCGGCCGGTGAATCCGCTCGAAAAACCCCGAGAAGAGACAGGACCGAAGCGTCCCGACACCGACTCCAGCAAGGAGAATCTTTTAAAGCGGATGCGGAAGGTCGATCCGAAACAGGCCGAGCGCTACCGCCAGCGAACCGGAGAATAA
- a CDS encoding PilZ domain-containing protein yields MKEKKMSSTIMDTTIDETTFNPARENRRMAFKEEVVLWRGGTFQSNRPPRASIGARAQNVSNGGICLITKTKLEVNQFLRLAFKLESLPISIPTLIEIRWVEKMPNAHFKIGARFIY; encoded by the coding sequence GTGAAGGAGAAAAAAATGTCTTCAACGATCATGGACACGACGATAGATGAAACCACTTTCAATCCGGCGCGAGAAAACAGGCGGATGGCCTTTAAAGAAGAGGTGGTGCTTTGGAGAGGGGGGACGTTTCAATCCAATCGGCCGCCCCGCGCCTCTATCGGCGCACGTGCGCAGAATGTCAGCAACGGCGGCATCTGTCTCATCACGAAAACAAAGCTGGAAGTAAATCAGTTCTTAAGATTGGCCTTTAAGCTGGAATCCCTCCCGATCAGTATCCCGACCCTTATTGAGATCCGATGGGTAGAAAAAATGCCTAACGCTCACTTTAAGATCGGTGCGAGGTTTATCTACTAA
- a CDS encoding proteasome accessory factor PafA2 family protein — protein MTSRIIGLETEYGCLIKQEQPNASPERIAYRIRDAIFKKGKRGLIDLHHRAHDEPPGNGGFLLNGGRIYIDMGHLEYASPECLSLTDLVAYDRAGDRILLDAVESLGLSDQVSIIKNNIDHETGATFGSHENYLVPRSFPFSYDGLGQLIPFLVTRQIFTGAGRVGAHLIPDGWVLLGEQALPQIDFQISQRADYIVNDFYQWVQFNRAIINTRDEPLADPNHYRRIHLLLGDSNMLEYATALKFGTTSVMLSLIEEGTAPTDLALQDPVADLRQLSRDPEQHWMVTLQGGKKMPAIELQRRLQETAVRALMGKDEETDWVLTAWGETLAALADDPRRLIGKIDWISKKWLLETFMESEQVGWNDPWIASLDLEYHDLNPARGLAFALEEEGKVVRKTTDAAIDLATGAPPRNTRASARGEFIRALLAKKMPYVINWSNIHIDGRRALSMDNPFKTYLSEIETYLRG, from the coding sequence ATGACGTCGCGGATTATCGGGCTGGAAACCGAGTATGGCTGCCTGATCAAACAGGAGCAGCCGAATGCATCGCCGGAGCGGATCGCCTATCGGATCCGGGATGCGATCTTCAAAAAGGGAAAGCGCGGTCTGATCGATCTGCATCACCGGGCGCACGACGAGCCGCCCGGAAACGGCGGGTTTCTTCTCAACGGCGGCCGGATTTATATCGACATGGGTCACCTCGAATATGCCTCTCCGGAGTGCCTCTCCCTCACCGATCTCGTGGCCTATGATCGGGCGGGAGATCGCATTTTGCTCGACGCGGTCGAATCGCTCGGCCTCTCGGATCAGGTCTCCATCATTAAGAACAACATCGACCATGAGACCGGCGCCACCTTCGGGTCGCACGAGAATTATCTCGTTCCCCGAAGCTTTCCTTTTTCATACGACGGCCTCGGACAGTTGATCCCTTTTCTGGTGACCCGTCAGATTTTCACCGGCGCAGGCCGGGTCGGCGCTCACCTCATCCCCGACGGGTGGGTCCTCCTCGGAGAGCAGGCCCTCCCGCAAATCGATTTTCAGATCTCTCAACGGGCCGACTACATCGTCAACGATTTCTACCAATGGGTCCAGTTCAACCGCGCCATCATCAATACCCGCGACGAGCCGCTCGCCGATCCGAACCACTACCGAAGAATCCATCTGCTTCTCGGCGACTCCAACATGCTCGAATATGCCACCGCGCTGAAGTTTGGAACCACCTCCGTCATGCTGTCGTTGATCGAAGAAGGGACCGCACCGACCGATCTGGCGCTGCAAGACCCGGTGGCCGATCTCCGGCAGCTCTCCCGCGATCCGGAGCAGCATTGGATGGTGACCCTTCAGGGGGGGAAAAAGATGCCGGCAATCGAACTTCAAAGACGCCTTCAGGAAACGGCGGTGCGCGCGTTGATGGGCAAGGATGAAGAGACCGATTGGGTTCTCACGGCATGGGGAGAGACCTTGGCGGCGCTTGCCGACGATCCCCGCCGGCTGATCGGCAAGATCGACTGGATCTCCAAAAAATGGCTTCTGGAGACGTTTATGGAATCGGAGCAGGTCGGATGGAACGATCCCTGGATCGCCAGCCTCGATCTGGAATACCACGATTTGAATCCGGCGCGCGGACTCGCCTTTGCGCTGGAAGAGGAGGGCAAGGTCGTCCGGAAGACGACCGACGCGGCGATCGATCTTGCGACCGGCGCTCCGCCTCGCAACACCCGCGCGTCGGCACGAGGCGAGTTCATCCGTGCCCTGTTGGCTAAAAAAATGCCCTACGTCATCAATTGGTCGAATATTCACATCGACGGCAGGAGAGCGTTGTCGATGGATAACCCTTTTAAAACTTATCTTTCCGAGATTGAGACCTATCTTCGGGGCTAG
- a CDS encoding proteasome subunit alpha, which produces MHNGDFWSLLKTTGYQLGPGALPEGREPMGTRLPFTQGTTIFALKYKGGVLVAGDRRATAGTTVMYDRTDKVLVIDRYSVMAIAGVPATAFEIARVMEHTFKYYRRSQLQELSLEGKVRALSRLLKENIPMALQGIGAVAPIYAAYDLQRKEGKIFFYDILGAEFEVVEFATSGSGSPAIRGVLHYENRWGKRALGDLPEEEALTLSMRLLETASEFDSATGGSNRDAHLYPIIKLVTQEGVREVAQAQLESLFAKKVIGRPVEGGPGLNVG; this is translated from the coding sequence ATGCATAATGGAGATTTTTGGTCGCTGCTGAAGACGACCGGTTACCAGCTCGGGCCGGGGGCCCTCCCGGAGGGTCGGGAGCCGATGGGGACCCGCCTGCCCTTCACCCAAGGAACGACCATCTTCGCATTGAAATACAAAGGGGGGGTCCTCGTCGCCGGCGATCGGCGCGCAACCGCAGGGACGACGGTGATGTATGACCGGACCGACAAGGTCCTGGTGATCGATCGTTACTCGGTGATGGCGATCGCGGGGGTTCCTGCCACCGCCTTCGAGATCGCACGGGTGATGGAGCATACCTTCAAATATTACCGGCGAAGCCAGCTTCAAGAGCTGAGCCTCGAAGGAAAGGTCCGCGCTCTCTCGAGGCTGCTGAAAGAGAACATCCCGATGGCGCTCCAAGGGATCGGCGCCGTCGCCCCGATCTACGCCGCGTATGACCTGCAGCGGAAAGAGGGGAAAATTTTCTTCTACGATATCCTCGGAGCGGAGTTCGAAGTCGTTGAATTTGCCACCTCCGGCTCCGGCTCGCCGGCGATTCGCGGCGTTCTTCACTACGAGAACCGATGGGGAAAGCGGGCCCTGGGTGATCTGCCGGAAGAAGAGGCGCTCACCCTCTCGATGCGGCTGCTCGAGACCGCTTCCGAATTTGATTCGGCAACCGGCGGAAGCAACCGGGACGCCCATCTTTATCCGATCATCAAGCTGGTCACTCAAGAAGGGGTCCGCGAGGTGGCGCAAGCGCAGCTCGAATCGCTCTTTGCAAAAAAGGTAATCGGCCGCCCCGTCGAAGGGGGACCGGGTCTGAACGTCGGGTAA